The Leishmania panamensis strain MHOM/PA/94/PSC-1 chromosome 32 sequence genome window below encodes:
- a CDS encoding hypothetical protein (TriTrypDB/GeneDB-style sysID: LpmP.32.3950) — MFYTGINEPRPTSMNFSFDGLHFVSAHTDDAVRLIDVGNMTNTDVIICDAFGVHNVRYTHSSSVVCVAPRFHLDGHLHLLNTETSQFFGEMAYLNDAESEILPVANTPVYSTLAQCPATDVIGAVVAAKGRLALFHPLISGCIAATPERSIVGSRVCVQFSLDGHRIAIGDDHRITLLDRRNLFQAPHVVLENKRVFTTSASLTRCKGLEFSADASRLLLTSSSGEVVVYDWQRDETVVNYFHGDAKRHFLGSADAIGAQYVFPYQTASPILQLTSSMTGGRHLLVYAGCHSNSVYPTRHGRLLYELQSKDSDVPVAVAVNPRLQLAATAARSITWWAFHSSVVEAYARPTQAGTIAAD; from the coding sequence ATGTTTTACACTGGCATCAACGAGCCGAGGCCCACCTCGATGAATTTCTCCTTTGACGGCCTTCACTTCGTGTCGGCGCATACGGACGACGCCGTCCGTCTCATCGATGTGGGCAACATGACGAACACAGACGTGATCATCTGCGACGCGTTTGGCGTGCACAACGTCCGCTACACCCACTCCAGCAGTGTCGTGTGTGTCGCGCCGCGGTTTCACTTGGACGGCCACCTACACCTTCTCAACACGGAGACGTCGCAGTTCTTCGGCGAGATGGCGTACCTCAACGACGCCGAGTCGGAGATTTTGCCAGTGGCGAACACGCCAGTGTACTCCACTCTTGCTCAGTGCCCGGCAACAGACGTGATaggcgcggtggtggcagccaAGGGTCGGCTAGCCCTTTTCCACCCTCTCATCTCTGGCTGCATTGCTGCGACACCGGAGCGATCTATCGTAGGCAGTAGAGTCTGCGTGCAGTTTAGCCTGGACGGTCATCGCATCGCCATCGGCGACGACCACCGCATCACCCTTCTCGATCGACGCAACCTATTCCAGGCACCGCATGTCGTGCTGGAAAACAAGCGCGTCTTCACCACGTCAGCGTCGCTAACGAGATGCAAAGGGCTCGAGTTTAGCGCCGATGCGAGTCGCTTGCTGCTCACCTCGTCGAGTGGCGAGGTTGTGGTGTACGACTGGCAGCGCGACGAGACGGTTGTGAACTACTTCCACGGCGACGCGAAGCGACACTTTCTCGGCTCTGCCGACGCCATTGGCGCGCAGTACGTCTTTCCGTATCAGACCGCCTCGCCCATTCTACAGCTCACCTCGTCCATGACTGGAGGCCGGCATCTGCTCGTGTATGCCGGTTGCCACTCTAATTCGGTGTACCCGACCCGACACGGGCGACTTCTGTATGAGCTGCAGTCCAAGGACAGCGATGTACCGGTTGCTGTCGCCGTGAACCCACGGCTACAGCTAGCGGCTACTGCAGCACGGAGCATCACATGGTGGGCTTTTCACAGCTCTGTAGTCGAGGCTTACGCGAGACCGACGCAGGCGGGCACGATTGCGGCCGACTGA
- a CDS encoding hypothetical protein (TriTrypDB/GeneDB-style sysID: LpmP.32.3940), which produces MLTPVFDCSQEGGFVVIRLFLSAICKVMNAVFDIHETQFTFYCSPYYLRLRFDQCLGEGRGERATYDLETCVLTVYLPKADAAEVFTKLDNPAYLIATEKQRASLIQVLGGANSSDAATGAGDELEETEYVQSSPDATAAVGAADRSESLAPEEQCSYGFANAFSGLFQKLDTDVVREVVSLRCNPECTTREERRRLRLAAEMSDFDVDALLFAVEDAEGEVAQVLRYVPTHMRDFQNALQDSTTGPGREPVLPQVVVASIPDADGCASCRCDADPLEEEESTLLGGDDARPVTVWSGNVADFKKPLIEELHPVVNVERESASSATVAGAVASAVSSQTATKTSVPPEPRTRLAIPRVRPSLKFTRDETEILMRLKLPRLLFPPSQAEVEALTADLLFSEAYDDLVTEGSGCSESLWNLTQLSPALSYLDPADTLYDACVAFARRALVYPLHRHCALLQRVWAVVGTRLLLGRNYTLRALLRVRIILSHAEHKHLLSTIYLDPLIAYWMHVPTADDCLMRMGLEIHQHVSRIKSTTVSKSGAPALHSMLVDADRVTLYPLTLAYFGLPLSEEREDDR; this is translated from the coding sequence ATGCTCACGCCGGTGTTCGACTGCAGTCAAGAAGGCGGCTTCGTCGTCattcgcctcttcctctccgccaTCTGCAAAGTAATGAACGCCGTCTTTGACATCCACGAGACGCAGTTTACTTTCTACTGCTCCCCGTACTACTTACGCCTGCGTTTTGACCAATGCCtgggggagggcaggggaGAGCGGGCTACGTACGACTTGGAGACGTGCGTGCTCACAGTGTACCTGCCAAAGGCAGACGCGGCGGAAGTCTTCACGAAGCTCGATAACCCGGCCTACCTCATTGCTacggagaagcagcgcgctTCGCTTATTCAGGTCCTCGGCGGTGCCAACTCGAGCGACGCTGCCACCGGCGCGGGTgacgagctggaggagaCCGAGTACGTACAATCCTCTCCGGATGCCACTGCGGcagtcggcgccgccgacaGGAGCGAGAGCCTAGCACCTGAGGAGCAGTGCAGCTACGGCTTTGCGAACGCGTTTAGTGGACTCTTCCAAAAGCTGGATACAGATGTTGTGCGCGAGGTGGTGAGCCTGCGCTGTAATCCCGAGTGCACCACCCGCGAGGAGCGCCGGCGATTGCGCCTCGCTGCGGAGATGAGCGACTTTGAcgtggatgcgctgcttTTCGCCGTCGAGGATGCCGAGGGGGAGGTAGCGCAGGTGCTACGGTACGTCCCTACACACATGAGGGACTTTCAGAATGCTCTGCAGGACAGCACTACCGGGCCGGGAAGAGAgccagtgctgccgcaggtggTGGTTGCAAGTATCCCTGACGCAGACGGGTGCGCTTCGTGTCGGTGCGACGCAGATCCgctagaggaggaggagagcacgCTTCTCGGAGGCGATGATGCGCGACCCGTCACAGTGTGGAGCGGCAACGTTGCCGACTTCAAGAAGCCActcatcgaggagctgcacccTGTTGTCAACGTCGAGCGAGAGTCGGCATCATCAGCGACGGTGGCTGGTGCGGTTGCTTCCGCTGTGTCTTCTCAAACTGCCACTAAGACTTCTGTGCCGCCTGAGCCACGCACGCGGTTGGCGATTCCCCGAGTGCGCCCGTCGCTGAAGTTCACTCGAGACGAGACAGAGATTCTAATGCGGCTAAAGCTGCCCCGGCtgcttttccctccctcacagGCAGAAGTGGAGGCACTGACTGCCGATCTTCTCTTTAGCGAGGCCTACGACGACCTCGTGACGGagggcagcggctgcagcgagtCGCTATGGAACCTCACGCAGCTGAGTCCGGCCCTTTCCTACCTCGATCCGGCCGACACGCTCTACGACGCGTGCGTCGCGTTTGCACGCCGCGCACTGGTGTacccgctgcatcgccactgtgcactgctgcagcgggtctgggcggtggtgggcacACGGCTACTGCTGGGGCGTAACTACACTCTCCGTGCTCTTTTACGCGTGCGTATCATTCTCTCGCATGCGGAGCACAAGCACCTCTTGTCGACCATCTACCTGGACCCTCTGATTGCGTACTGGATGCACGTTCCCACGGCGGACGATTGCCTGATGCGCATGGGTCTTGAGATTCACCAGCACGTCTCCCGCATAAAGTCGACGACAGTGTCAAAGTCTGGGGCGCCCGCTTTGCATTCGATGTTAGTGGATGCCGATAGAGTGACGCTCTACCCGCTCACGCTGGCGTATTTTGGACTCCCGCTCtctgaggagagggaggatgACCGGTAG
- the CKS1 gene encoding cyclin-dependent kinase regulatory subunit (TriTrypDB/GeneDB-style sysID: LpmP.32.3920) — protein sequence MPAKPAQDFFSLDANGQREALIIIKKLQCKILYSDKYYDDVFEYRHVILPKDLARLVPTSRLMSEMEWRQLGVQQSQGWVHYMIHKPEPHVLLFKRPRT from the coding sequence ATGCCAGCAAAACCGGCGCAGGACTTCTTCTCCCTGGACGCGAACGGACAACGCGAAGCGCTCATCATTATTAAGAAGCTGCAGTGTAAGATTCTGTACAGTGACAAGTACTACGATGATGTGTTCGAGTACCGTCATGTGATTCTCCCGAAGGATCTCGCCCGTCTCGTCCCCACCAGCCGCCTCATGAGTGAGATGGAATGGCGTCAACTCGGCGTGCAGCAGTCGCAAGGGTGGGTGCACTACATGATTCACAAGCCAGAGCCTCACGTGCTGCTTTTCAAGCGTCCTCGGACGTAA
- a CDS encoding hypothetical protein (TriTrypDB/GeneDB-style sysID: LpmP.32.3930) — MNGRQTQLICVTVAAASLLGALSYVAYRQLSQDRPGSLGGKAQASKFPVRAPAAAADADALTPGPQVPIELPAESPYLAADRGKALKLLNVLKQEANIAFQEGRFEDALRGYQDCIEVTSVLGAADTEAVKTEQIVRANVTMVCIRMHEYDAARAVATMLLQDAAVALPEDLKVKVLYRRGLASKALNNRTAALADFNAAVHFSKDHRNPVVEKEIALLQRGDA; from the coding sequence ATGAACGGGCGCCAAACACAACTCATCTGCGTcacggtggcggctgccagTCTGCTGGGTGCGCTCAGCTACGTTGCGTACAGGCAGCTGAGCCAGGATCGCCCCGGCAGCCTGGGCGGAAAAGCGCAGGCGTCCAAGTTTCCTGTACgtgcgcctgccgctgctgccgatgcAGACGCCTTAACACCCGGACCTCAGGTCCCCATCGAGCTCCCTGCCGAGTCACCATATCTGGCAGCGGACAGAGGCAAGGCCCTGAAGCTGCTAAACGTGCTGAAGCAGGAGGCCAACATTGCCTTCCAGGAGGGCCGCTTCGAAGATGCACTGCGTGGCTATCAGGACTGCATCGAGGTTACGTCGGTCCTTGGTGCCGCAGACACGGAGGCTGTCAAGACGGAGCAGATTGTGCGTGCGAACGTGACAATGGTGTGCATCCGCATGCACGAGTACGACGCGGCGCGTGCAgtggcgacgatgctgcTACAGGACGCCGCGGTAGCGCTCCCAGAGGACCTCAAGGTGAAGGTGCTCTACAGGCGAGGGCTGGCCAGCAAGGCGCTCAACAACcgcacagcggcgcttgCGGACTTCAACGCTGCTGTGCACTTCTCAAAGGACCACCGGAATCcggtggtggagaaggagattgcactgctgcagagAGGCGATGCATGA